From Desulfonauticus submarinus, a single genomic window includes:
- the rplL gene encoding 50S ribosomal protein L7/L12: protein MAEITKEQVIEFISNMTVLELAEFIKELEDKFGVSAAAPVAAVAAVPGAAAGGEAAAEEKTEFDVVLKEVGGNKIAVIKAVRALTNLGLKEAKAKVDELPSVIKEGVSKEEAEEAKKQLEEAGATVELK, encoded by the coding sequence ATGGCTGAGATTACAAAAGAGCAAGTAATTGAATTTATTTCCAACATGACAGTGTTGGAGCTTGCAGAGTTTATTAAGGAATTAGAAGATAAATTTGGTGTAAGTGCAGCTGCTCCTGTAGCTGCTGTGGCTGCTGTACCTGGTGCAGCTGCTGGTGGTGAGGCTGCTGCTGAGGAAAAAACTGAGTTTGATGTTGTGTTAAAAGAAGTAGGTGGTAACAAAATTGCAGTAATTAAGGCTGTACGTGCCTTAACTAACTTAGGATTAAAGGAAGCTAAAGCTAAAGTTGATGAGCTTCCTTCAGTTATTAAAGAGGGTGTTTCTAAGGAAGAAGCAGAAGAGGCTAAAAAACAGCTTGAAGAAGCTGGTGCCACTGTTGAACTTAAGTAA